The following nucleotide sequence is from Melioribacteraceae bacterium 4301-Me.
TTGATGTATTAGTAAATAATGCAGCAATTAACGACATGTTTGAAGACCCAAAAGCTGCTGCAGAAGAGTCAAAATTTGAAAATTATCCGCTTAAGTTATGGAAAAAGTCAATTGATGTTAATCTAACCGGCGTGTTTCTTTGTTCTCAAATTTTAGGCACAGAAATGGCAAGACAAAGATACGGCAGCATTATTAATATCGCATCAACTTATGGAATAACGGCTCCCGATCAATCTTTATATGTTAAAAGAGACGGCACACAATCATTCTACAAGCCGCCAGCTTACTCTGCTACCAAAGGTGCTGTAATTATGTTCACAAAGTACTTAGCAGCTTATTGGGGTAAAAACAATGTTCGAGTTAATACTTTAACACCTGGAGGAGTAGAAAATTTTCAAGACGAATTTTTTATTGAAAAATACTCGGCAAAAACTCCTTTAGGAAGAATGGCTAAGCCAACAGATTATAAAGGCGCTCTTATTTTTCTTGCCAGCGATGCATCTAACTATATGACAGGTGCTAATCTTATTGTCGATGGTGGGTGGACAGCCTGGTAAGTTTTACATAACTTTTTTAATATATCTTTAAGCGAAACCTTGTATATGGCTAAAAAAAAATTAACAAAAAAACAGATTTTAAATAGAGCAAAAAAAATTAAACTTCTTTTAACAGATTGTGATGGTGTTTTAACTGACACTGGCGTATATTACTCACACAACGGTGAAGTAATGAAAAGATTCTCAGTGCGTGATGGAATGGGTGTAGAAAGGTTAAGACAATTAGCTAATGTAGAAGTGGGCATTTTAACGGGGGAAAACACCGGTGCAGTTAAAAGCCGTGCTCAAAAATTAAAACTAAACGAGGTTCATCTTGGAGCCTTAAACAAAGCAGAAGTCTTAAAAGATATTTTACAGAGACGAAATCTAACTCCTGAAGAAATTGCATTTATCGGTGACGATGCAAATGATGTTGAAATAATGAAAATGGTAGGATTAACAGCTTGCCCAGCAGACGCTACCAAATTTGCACTTAAAGTAGCTGATATTGTGGTAGAAAGCAAAGGCGGATACGGTGCCTTCAGAGATTTTGCAGAATTAATAATTGAAGCAAAACAAAAAGGGGAAAACAAATGACAAAACAAGCAAAAGTTTTGGTTGGCAATAGATACATAGGTGATGGCGAGCCAGTATACATTATAGCTGAAATTGGCATCAATCATAACGGCTCAATTGAATTAGCAAAAAAATTAATTGATGGAGCAATATTTGCAGGCTGCGACGCAGTTAAATTCCAAAAAAGAACCCCTGAACTTTGCGTACCTAAAGACCAATGGAACATCGAAAGAGATACACCATGGGGAAGAATTACTTACATTGAATATCGCCACAAAGTTGAACTTTCGTTCGATGAATACAAAGAAATTGATAGATACTGTAAAGAAAAAGGTATTGATTGGTTTGCATCACCTTGGGATGAAGAAGCGTTGGACTTTCTTGAGGAGTTTGAACCCATAGCTTATAAGCTGGCTTCCGCAACAATTACAGATGAAAAACTTCTTAAAAAAGTAAAAGCTACTAAACGACCTGTAATCCTTTCTACAGGTATGTCAACAATTGAAGAAATTGAAACCGCAGTTAAAATATTAGGGACTGATAAATTACTTATCGCTCAATCAACATCTACTTATCCCTGTAAATTAGATGAGCTTAACTTGAAAGTTATCAAAACATATAAAGAAAAATTTCCGGGAATTCCTATTGGTTATTCTGGACATGAAACAGGCTTAGCGCCAACTCTCGCCGCAGTTGCACTTGGCGCATCTTTTGTTGAAAGGCATATTACTCTTGACAGAGCAATGTGGGGCACTGACCAAGCAGCATCAGTTGAAATCGGCGGTATGTTCCGTTTGGTTAAAGACATTCGAGATATAGAAAAAGCATTGGGCGACGGTATAAAAAGAGTATACGAAAGTGAACAGTCCAATATTCAAAAACTTAGACGAGTAAAAAGTATTCCTATTTCTTAACCTCTTTTATAGTAGTAAAAGTTACCAAACAGCACCATTGCTATGAAATAAGTTTTGTGGAGAGAAATTATGCTAAAGACTTTTCTAAACTACTTTGCAAATTTGCATAACTATGAAATAACTTCTTATTCAATAATTATTGGCGCCGCAATTTTATTTGTTATCCTCGAAAGAATTTTTCCATACAATGAGGGTCAAAAAATTATAAGAGAAGGCTTTTTTAACGACCTCGCTCTTTACAGCATAGCACAAAATTACATTTTAGGAATAATAATCTTTTCTGGCATAATTTCTTATATCGATAATACTACTGGAATTTCGAGACTAAAATTATTTGCAAACGTTCCAATATGGATTCAACTAATATTCTTTACTGTTACACACGATATTTACATTTATTGGATGCACAGATGGCAGCACAGCAATAAATATTTATGGCGAATTCATGAAGCGCATCATTCACCTAAAAAAGTTGACTGGCTTTCAGGCTCACGTTCACATGCTTTCGAAATATTAATTAATCAGACTGTTGAATTTCTTCCTATTGTATTACTTGGCTCACCACGGGAAGTTATTGCTTATAAAGGAGTTATTAGTGCAGTTTGGGGAATGTACATTCACTCGAATATCAATGTTAAATCGGGTAAATTGCAATTAATAATAAACGGACCTGAAATGCACCGCTGGCACCATACAACGGGCAAAGGGAGAAATAGAAATTTTGCTACTAAACTTGCTATTTGGGATTGGCTTTTTAATTCAGCCTACCTTCCTGAAGGTAAGGCAGAAGTCTATGGTTTAAAAACTTTTTTCCCATCTAATTTTATTCAACAGTTTCTATTTGCATTCAGAAGCTATAAAAAAAATCCTAGTCCCAGCCCGTTTAAACATTCAATGGAAAAAAATTCTTTAACGAGATGAAATTGACAATAAAGTAGAATTTTGTACGTTAAATAATCTACTCAGTTTATCTTTTGCGATTGACTCATAGCTTACTGGTGTTGCAATAGACTCAAAATATTTTTTGTTAAAAGAAAAAACAATCACTCTAACAATTATTTTTTCTTCATTTAAATATTTGTACGCGGCACATTTCAAAGAACCAATCGTAAAAAACTCATCCCCGTCAATTTGATTAAACTTGTCCCTAAGTGCAATCTCTCTAAATTTTTTACTAAACGTTAAAATCTTCTCAAGCTTATCATCATTCGATAAGACCAAAGAATCAACATTAATTGGGACAAACTTTATCGAGGCGGTTTTTTCTTTATTAATTAGCAAAATATCAATACAATAACACTCATTATCTTCAACAGCAGACCAATCTTGCGGAATTTTTACCGATAAATCCATGTACTGCGATTCTGCTGTTTGATTTGTTAAGGGATAATCAAAATTATATAATGAACTTGAAGTGGTACATGCTGTAAGAAAAATTAAAAGAAAAAAAGGAACGATGTTATTCATAACCAAATAAGACTTTTTAAGTTTTTTAGCTGAGCATTGTTTAAAAAGATTATTACTTATCTCTTTGAAACTTAGGTTCCTCTAAGGTAATTATTAGTGATATTCTGTGGGAATCGGGGAGTCTTTCTGTTTCTGATTGTGCGAACCGAGCAAACGAATAATCTATGGTAATCTTAGGTAAATACAAGCCTGCGCCAATAGTGAACTCTTTAACATCACTATAGCCAAATCTTACAGCCAGTACATTTTTAAAATTGTATTCGAATCCGCCATGAAGGTCAAAACTAACTGGCCCTAAATTAAAAGTTGAAGCAGACTTTCTATTTTCAAAGTGCATATCGACATCGGCTGCTGGTTTAAGCGTTCCATAAAATATTTGAAGAACATAAGCGGCACCAAATTTAGCGGTAGGACTAATTAGTTCATTTCTACCTGTACTCCATGCAATTAATGTAGTTGTAACATCCTGAATGTTTGCACCCAAAAACAAATTATCGATTGGATTATAAACTGCTCCAACGTCAAAACCTATCCCCGTAGCATCGTATTCAGCCAAGTTGCGTTTAATTAATTTTACGTTAGCACCCCAGTAAAAATTTTCCCTAGCACGTTTGGCAAATGTAAAATAAAGTGCCCAGTCTGCACTGCTAAATTCTGAAATTTTTGAATAATCTAGCCTATCTGTATGAATATCGAGTATACCATCTCCATTTGCATCGTAAAGTGCATTTCTTGTATCTGGAATACCATCAATACTTAAGCGTAATAGACTTACACCAAAACTCATATCTTTTCCGTATGGAATGGCAACTGCTCCATAATTATAATTTACAAGACTTCCGAAATGTTCTTCGTGCATTAATGAAATTTGCGGATAATTTATTTTAGCAAGACCAGCAGGGTTCCAATATCCAGCAGTAACATCATTGACAAGTGCAACCTGGGCATTTCCCATTCCAAGTGCTCTGCCGCCTACACCAATCGCTAAAAATTCGCCTGCATATTTTCCAATTACGGTTTGAGATTTAATAGTGGTAATTGACAAAAGAAGAAAGAACAATACTTTATTTATTTTTTTCATGATTAAATTCCTTTTTACACTGATGTGGTATCAAGTATTATATTCTTTCTCCTTTTATCACAATATTAGGCTTTACAGATTAGTTTTTCAACCTATTACTTTTTCTCTGTTTGCTTTGCAACGGCATTTATTGCAGCATTAATGGCTTCTTGGTCACCTAAATAGTAATGCTGAACAGGTCCTAATTTTTCATTAAGTTCATAAACAAGCGGAATTCCTGTGGGTATGTTTAATTCTACAATATCTTTATCTGAAATATTATCTAAATATTTCACTAAAGCTCTGAGACTATTACCGTGAGCTACAATAATAACTTTTTTACCCGATTTAATTACTGGAACAATTGATTCATGCCAATAGGGTAAAAATCTTTCGACTGTAGATTTTAAACTCTCAGTTAATGGTATTTCATTTTTTTTCAAATCAGCATAACGCGGGTCTTTGCCGGGGTATCTATCATCATTTTCATCAAGTGGGGGTGGAGGCACATCATAACTCCTACGCCATAACAATACTTTTTCTTTACCATATTTTTCTGCTGTTTCGGTTTTATTTAACCCCTGCAGCGCACCATACATTCTTTCATTTAATCTCCAGGATTTAATCACAGGTATCCACATCAAGTCCATTTCATCTAAAACAATATTAAGAGTTCTAATTGCTCTTTTAAGTACAGAGGTAAAGGCTATATCAAAAACAAATTTTTCTTGAAGCAGCAACTTTCCCGCTTGATGTGCCTCTTCAATACCCTTTTTTGAAAGGTCAACATCTGTCCAACCTGTAAACAAATTTAATTTGTTCCACTCACTTTCGCCGTGTCTTAATAAAACAATTTTATACATTCCGTTCTCCAAAATATTTGTAAATTTAATGCTCAAATATACTTTTACATAAAACTCTAATCAAATTCTATTTTACCAAAGGTGTGTTTGACATAGTTATACTTTCATAATTCTTAACAAACTTTTATCTTAGCAGTAAAATTAAACAACAAAATGCACAGCGATTTAATATATCATTTTTTTTCTGATGACGATTTTCTTCGTATCTCTAATAAAATAAAAGAGATGGAAAAGCTTTCCTCAGGAGAAATTAAAGTAAGCATAAAAGAAAAAAAACCTTTGTTGCATAAAAGAAAATCAATTAAAGAGTTAGCCGAAAAGGAATTTGTTCATTTAAATATGCACGCCACACGTGATAAAACAGGAATATTACTTTATTTGCTTTTAAGTGAAAGACAATTTTATATCTTAGCCGATGAAGGCATAAATGCAAAAGTCCCCAATAATACTTGGGAAGAAATTCGTGATGATATTCAGCATAAGTTTAGGAATGGTGATTTTACTAAAGGTTTACTAAGCGGGATCGAACGAGTTGGAAAAATTTTAAGTGAACATTTTCCTTTGAAACCGGATGATACAAACGAACTTAGCAATAAAGTAGAACTTTAGCTTTTTAGCAGTTTATGGTTTATTACTTTCTATGGAAACCTCAAGAAGAAAATTCGTAAAAAAAATTCTATTACCTGCTGGAGGAATGCTTTTCTTTCCGCCTTTCTTATTAAAAAAAATGAATGCCGCCAATGAAAAAGCTAAACTAAATTATAAGCCGAAACCTGAAATGTGGGATGATAATAAAATTACTCTCGCTTGGCTTGGTCATTCAACTGTTTTAATAAATTTTTTTGGAAAATGGATATTAACAGACCCAGTCCTTTTTGAAAGAATCGGACTTTACTTTTTAGGTATAAGTTTTGGTCCAACACGCTTAACACCACCAGCTCTTTCAATAAATGAAATTCCCAAATTAGATATTATACTGCTCTCACATGCACATATGGACCATCTAGATATACCTACTTTAAAGGAAATAACTAATTTATACCCTTACCAAATAGATATTATCACAGCATACTTAACACAAGATTTAATTAATGATATGAAATGGAAATCAATAACTATTTTGGATTGGAATGAATCATCGTTAATTTCAGATGTTAAATTTACCGCTTATGAAGTAAAACATTTTGGCTGGCGTTTCCCTTGGGAGCGCGACCGCTCACGCGGTTATTTTAAAGATGGACGAAGTTACAATTCCTATCTCATAGAATACAAAAACAAAAAAATATTTTTTGGCGGCGATACTGCTTTCACTGATAAACTTAATCATTTAAACGGTGCTTCAAACATCGAAATAGCTATAATGCCAATTGGGGCTTATAACCCATGGAAAAAAAATCATTGCAACCCAGAAGAGGCTCTTCAAATGGCCGCTTCTATGAATGCAAAATATTTTGTGCCAGTCCACACCAAAACTTTTAAATTGGGAGTAGAACCATTTGATGAGCCGATTGAATGGTTATTAAAATCCATAGTAAATTACAATATAAAATTAGGTTTACATGAAATAGGACAAACTTTTGTTGTAGTCTAATTTTCTTAAAAAATTTTTCATTGCAAAGAAATCAATAATAAATTTCTATAAAATAAACTCACATAACTATGCTAATTACAGAACGTACAACAGCTTTACAAATTATTCAACTAATGTTAGCACCAGCAGTAATGATAAGCGCTTGTGGATTACTTTTGCTGGGTATTAATAATAAATATTCACTTGTAGTTAACCGAATAAGATTACTCAACGAGGAAAAAAGAAGATTGTTTTTAAGAGTTGGTGAAAATCCACTTTCTACAGAAGATAATGTTAGATTAGAAAGCATTGCAATCCAAATCCAAAAATTAATTTTCAGAGTTCGTTTAGTGAGAAATTCTGTCTTGTCTTACACAGCAGCTGTAGCACTTTTTGTTGTTACATCTTTTTTGCTGGGCTATTCTTTTTTTGCTAATATTAATATAGATATTCTCATTATTATTGTGTTTCTTGCAGGAATGACTCTCGTTTTATTAGGCGTGACTTTTGCCGGTTGGGAAACATATAAAGGTTACGAAATAATAGATTACGAAGTAAAAGCACATGAATGAAAATTATACCTCTAGCAAAGACCTATTAACCCCATGGAAAATGATTTTATTGTATTCTCGTGGCGCCTTCCCAATGGCAGATGAAACGGGAAAAATAGATTGGTACTTGCCAGAAATTAGAACTATAATTCCTTTAGACAATTATAATGTACCGCGATCTCTGCGAAAGTTTATGCAAAAATGTGACTTTACTTATTCGTATGATGAGCATCCACTGGAAGTAATTGAAAATTGTGCCAACAGAGAAAAAACCTGGATTTCCAAAGAATTAATTGAAGCATATAAAAATCTTATTAAATATAAATATCTTCACTCAGTTGAAGTATATCAAAATAAACAATTAGTTGGTGGATTATATGGCGTTACTTATGGCGGTGCTTTTTTCGGCGAATCAATGTTTTCAAAAGTAAGTCAAGCCTCTAAAGCTGCTCTCATTAAATTAATTGAAAGATTAAATGAAAAGGGTTTTGTTTTACTTGATGTTCAGTATCAAACGCCCCACCTTAAAATGTTTGGTGCAATAGAAATTTCTTTTGAAGAATTTAACCAATTGCTACTAAAATCTTATTCAAAAAATGTATCGTTTAACTGACTTCGACCAAAGCTTTCCTTTTTTCATTATTAAAGATGATTTTCTTTTTATTTCCATTTTTCAGCATATATGAACTAATTGCAAAAATTTTGTATTACCGAGTTTTCAAATCTCCGTGTTGCTCTGCGTTTTCTCAGTGGTTCTCTGTGTAACCTCTTCTCACACATGATATTTTCTCATAAAAAAATTATTTCCCATACCATAACAACTATGAGAGCTATTTGTTAAATTTGTGAGAGAAAAAATTCATTTTTATAAAAAAAGTAAGGTGAATTAACATGATTGACAAAATAAGAGAATATTTAGGGAAAGAAGCAGATAATTTATTAAGCTACAAAGCTAAATTCCCAAAAGAAAAACTTCATTTACCGGGTCCAGATTTTGTGGATCGAATTTTTTATCAAAGCGACAGAAATCCAAATGTATTAAGGAATTTACAGTTGATGTTTAATACTGGAAGATTAGCGGGCACAGGTTATTTATCGATACTTCCTGTTGACCAAGGGATTGAACATTCGGCGGGAGCATCTTTTGCAAAAAATCCAGATTATTTTGATCCTGAAAATATTGTAAAGCTTGCAATCGAAGGGGGCTGCAATGCAGTAGCTTCCACTTTAGGTGTACTTGGTGCTGTAGCCAGAAAATACGCACATAAAATCCCCTTCATTTTAAAAATAAATCACAACGAACTTTTAACTTACCCAAACAAATATGATCAAATTTTGTTCGCTGGTGTAAAACAAGCTTGGGATATGGGGGCTGCAGCTGTTGGTGCAACAATTTACTTTGGCTCCGAAGAAAGCTCACGCCAAATTGTTGAAATAAGCGAGGCATTCCAATACGCTCATGAATTAGGAATGGCAACAATCCTTTGGTGTTATTTAAGAAATTCTGCTTTTAAAAAAGATAAAGACTATCACGTTTCGGCTGATTTAACTGGTCAAGCCAACCATCTTGGTGTTACCATTGAAGCTGATATAATTAAACAAAAACTCCCTGAAAATAACGGCGGCTACACCGCTTTGAATATGGGAAGTTCATCCTACGGTAAAATTGATAAACGTGTTTACAGTGAATTAACTTCTGATCATCCTATTGATCTATGCAGATATCAGGTAATTAATAATTATATGGGTAGAGCTGGACTTATTAACAGCGGTGGCGCATCAGGTGAAAATGATTTTGCTGAGGCAACTAAAACAGCAGTTATAAACAAACGTGCCGGTGGAATGGGACTGATTTCTGGACGCAAAGCTTTTCAACGACCAATGGCAGAAGGAGTAAAACTCCTCAACGCAATTCAAGATGTTTATTTGTGCAAGGAAGTTACTGTCGCATAGTTTGTAGGTCGGAACGCCGTTCCGACCCTATTCGCTTGTTGATAGTCGATTCGGCGAATCGACTTACATTGTTATCGAAGGAGAATCATTTTTTTCGTAATTACATTATTTCCTGCTCTCAGTGAATAAAAATATATTCCGCTTGCAAGGTTTTTTACATTAGCTGTAAACCGAACTT
It contains:
- a CDS encoding SDR family oxidoreductase — protein: MELFSLKNKTAIITGAIGLLGKQHCRALSEAGANIVVADLDENECKKFAKSLPTKSIGLALDVTDPQSIKNLRDKVLKEFGHIDVLVNNAAINDMFEDPKAAAEESKFENYPLKLWKKSIDVNLTGVFLCSQILGTEMARQRYGSIINIASTYGITAPDQSLYVKRDGTQSFYKPPAYSATKGAVIMFTKYLAAYWGKNNVRVNTLTPGGVENFQDEFFIEKYSAKTPLGRMAKPTDYKGALIFLASDASNYMTGANLIVDGGWTAW
- a CDS encoding KdsC family phosphatase, which encodes MAKKKLTKKQILNRAKKIKLLLTDCDGVLTDTGVYYSHNGEVMKRFSVRDGMGVERLRQLANVEVGILTGENTGAVKSRAQKLKLNEVHLGALNKAEVLKDILQRRNLTPEEIAFIGDDANDVEIMKMVGLTACPADATKFALKVADIVVESKGGYGAFRDFAELIIEAKQKGENK
- a CDS encoding N-acetylneuraminate synthase family protein → MTKQAKVLVGNRYIGDGEPVYIIAEIGINHNGSIELAKKLIDGAIFAGCDAVKFQKRTPELCVPKDQWNIERDTPWGRITYIEYRHKVELSFDEYKEIDRYCKEKGIDWFASPWDEEALDFLEEFEPIAYKLASATITDEKLLKKVKATKRPVILSTGMSTIEEIETAVKILGTDKLLIAQSTSTYPCKLDELNLKVIKTYKEKFPGIPIGYSGHETGLAPTLAAVALGASFVERHITLDRAMWGTDQAASVEIGGMFRLVKDIRDIEKALGDGIKRVYESEQSNIQKLRRVKSIPIS
- a CDS encoding sterol desaturase family protein; this encodes MLKTFLNYFANLHNYEITSYSIIIGAAILFVILERIFPYNEGQKIIREGFFNDLALYSIAQNYILGIIIFSGIISYIDNTTGISRLKLFANVPIWIQLIFFTVTHDIYIYWMHRWQHSNKYLWRIHEAHHSPKKVDWLSGSRSHAFEILINQTVEFLPIVLLGSPREVIAYKGVISAVWGMYIHSNINVKSGKLQLIINGPEMHRWHHTTGKGRNRNFATKLAIWDWLFNSAYLPEGKAEVYGLKTFFPSNFIQQFLFAFRSYKKNPSPSPFKHSMEKNSLTR
- a CDS encoding PorV/PorQ family protein is translated as MKKINKVLFFLLLSITTIKSQTVIGKYAGEFLAIGVGGRALGMGNAQVALVNDVTAGYWNPAGLAKINYPQISLMHEEHFGSLVNYNYGAVAIPYGKDMSFGVSLLRLSIDGIPDTRNALYDANGDGILDIHTDRLDYSKISEFSSADWALYFTFAKRARENFYWGANVKLIKRNLAEYDATGIGFDVGAVYNPIDNLFLGANIQDVTTTLIAWSTGRNELISPTAKFGAAYVLQIFYGTLKPAADVDMHFENRKSASTFNLGPVSFDLHGGFEYNFKNVLAVRFGYSDVKEFTIGAGLYLPKITIDYSFARFAQSETERLPDSHRISLIITLEEPKFQRDK
- the gpmA gene encoding 2,3-diphosphoglycerate-dependent phosphoglycerate mutase, which encodes MYKIVLLRHGESEWNKLNLFTGWTDVDLSKKGIEEAHQAGKLLLQEKFVFDIAFTSVLKRAIRTLNIVLDEMDLMWIPVIKSWRLNERMYGALQGLNKTETAEKYGKEKVLLWRRSYDVPPPPLDENDDRYPGKDPRYADLKKNEIPLTESLKSTVERFLPYWHESIVPVIKSGKKVIIVAHGNSLRALVKYLDNISDKDIVELNIPTGIPLVYELNEKLGPVQHYYLGDQEAINAAINAVAKQTEKK
- a CDS encoding TPM domain-containing protein, which codes for MHSDLIYHFFSDDDFLRISNKIKEMEKLSSGEIKVSIKEKKPLLHKRKSIKELAEKEFVHLNMHATRDKTGILLYLLLSERQFYILADEGINAKVPNNTWEEIRDDIQHKFRNGDFTKGLLSGIERVGKILSEHFPLKPDDTNELSNKVEL
- a CDS encoding MBL fold metallo-hydrolase, whose amino-acid sequence is METSRRKFVKKILLPAGGMLFFPPFLLKKMNAANEKAKLNYKPKPEMWDDNKITLAWLGHSTVLINFFGKWILTDPVLFERIGLYFLGISFGPTRLTPPALSINEIPKLDIILLSHAHMDHLDIPTLKEITNLYPYQIDIITAYLTQDLINDMKWKSITILDWNESSLISDVKFTAYEVKHFGWRFPWERDRSRGYFKDGRSYNSYLIEYKNKKIFFGGDTAFTDKLNHLNGASNIEIAIMPIGAYNPWKKNHCNPEEALQMAASMNAKYFVPVHTKTFKLGVEPFDEPIEWLLKSIVNYNIKLGLHEIGQTFVVV
- a CDS encoding DUF2721 domain-containing protein translates to MLITERTTALQIIQLMLAPAVMISACGLLLLGINNKYSLVVNRIRLLNEEKRRLFLRVGENPLSTEDNVRLESIAIQIQKLIFRVRLVRNSVLSYTAAVALFVVTSFLLGYSFFANINIDILIIIVFLAGMTLVLLGVTFAGWETYKGYEIIDYEVKAHE
- the aat gene encoding leucyl/phenylalanyl-tRNA--protein transferase; translated protein: MNENYTSSKDLLTPWKMILLYSRGAFPMADETGKIDWYLPEIRTIIPLDNYNVPRSLRKFMQKCDFTYSYDEHPLEVIENCANREKTWISKELIEAYKNLIKYKYLHSVEVYQNKQLVGGLYGVTYGGAFFGESMFSKVSQASKAALIKLIERLNEKGFVLLDVQYQTPHLKMFGAIEISFEEFNQLLLKSYSKNVSFN
- a CDS encoding class I fructose-bisphosphate aldolase; translated protein: MIDKIREYLGKEADNLLSYKAKFPKEKLHLPGPDFVDRIFYQSDRNPNVLRNLQLMFNTGRLAGTGYLSILPVDQGIEHSAGASFAKNPDYFDPENIVKLAIEGGCNAVASTLGVLGAVARKYAHKIPFILKINHNELLTYPNKYDQILFAGVKQAWDMGAAAVGATIYFGSEESSRQIVEISEAFQYAHELGMATILWCYLRNSAFKKDKDYHVSADLTGQANHLGVTIEADIIKQKLPENNGGYTALNMGSSSYGKIDKRVYSELTSDHPIDLCRYQVINNYMGRAGLINSGGASGENDFAEATKTAVINKRAGGMGLISGRKAFQRPMAEGVKLLNAIQDVYLCKEVTVA